The following coding sequences are from one Oryzisolibacter sp. LB2S window:
- a CDS encoding tripartite tricarboxylate transporter substrate binding protein, with the protein MLTHPLTHRSRRRRALLAGLAIATGALLPLAVSAQTADAWPSKPIQLVIPYPPGGSADLLGRPLAVQLQQQLGQPVVLEYKPGAGGTLATQYLARAKPDGYTVLMVLAAHAINDSLYPKLPYDTRKDFAPVSLVANLPMVVAGSSKLPARNIQELVQAAKAAPGQLTFGSAGNGNTGHLAAEYFSSLAGIRMTHVPYKGSAGVVNAMLAGDIDLTFDSISTSMPHIRSGRMHALAVTSTKRSSLAPELATVQEQGMTGFDVTGWYALIAPAGTPAEIRQRLSQEIGTALRQPQLQSQLAAGGYEPVGSTPDALQAHIDNEITRWAAVVKATGAKVD; encoded by the coding sequence GTGCTCACTCATCCTCTCACTCATCGCTCGCGGCGGCGCCGTGCCCTGCTGGCTGGCTTGGCCATTGCCACCGGCGCTCTACTGCCCTTGGCGGTCTCGGCTCAGACGGCCGATGCCTGGCCGAGCAAGCCGATTCAGCTGGTGATTCCGTATCCGCCTGGCGGCAGTGCCGACTTGTTGGGACGCCCCTTGGCGGTGCAACTGCAACAGCAGTTGGGCCAGCCCGTGGTGCTCGAATACAAGCCGGGCGCCGGGGGCACCCTGGCCACGCAGTACTTGGCGCGCGCCAAGCCCGATGGCTATACCGTACTGATGGTGCTGGCTGCGCACGCCATCAACGACAGTCTCTATCCCAAGCTGCCCTACGACACACGCAAGGATTTCGCGCCGGTGTCGCTCGTGGCCAATCTGCCCATGGTCGTAGCGGGCAGCAGCAAGCTGCCGGCAAGGAACATCCAGGAGTTGGTGCAGGCCGCCAAGGCTGCACCGGGCCAACTCACTTTTGGCTCGGCTGGCAACGGCAATACCGGGCATCTGGCGGCCGAGTATTTCAGCAGCCTTGCGGGCATCAGGATGACGCATGTGCCCTACAAGGGCAGTGCCGGCGTGGTCAATGCCATGCTGGCCGGCGATATTGATCTGACTTTCGACAGCATCTCCACCTCCATGCCGCATATCCGCAGCGGGCGCATGCATGCGCTGGCTGTGACCAGTACCAAGCGATCTTCTCTTGCGCCCGAGCTGGCGACGGTGCAGGAGCAGGGCATGACCGGCTTTGACGTAACCGGTTGGTACGCACTCATCGCACCGGCTGGCACGCCGGCCGAGATCCGTCAGCGGTTGAGCCAGGAAATCGGCACGGCCTTGCGCCAGCCCCAGCTGCAGTCGCAACTTGCCGCAGGCGGTTACGAGCCTGTGGGCTCCACACCCGATGCGCTGCAGGCGCATATCGACAACGAAATCACGCGCTGGGCGGCCGTGGTCAAGGCGACGGGCGCCAAGGTGGACTGA
- a CDS encoding PaaI family thioesterase, with the protein MHKQSSLAPDIPPSPFAGEAPDMFFGLPMAMARAMALRGERIGHDRAQVRMGFQRDQANSRGEVHGGSIATLLDCTLAAAVRSHDPAAYGVATIDLTLHYVSAGSGDLIAIAHCERRGRSISFARGEVRAEDGTLVALATGSFKLIARAPSAA; encoded by the coding sequence ATGCACAAGCAGTCTTCTCTTGCCCCCGACATCCCCCCGAGCCCCTTCGCTGGCGAGGCACCCGACATGTTCTTCGGCCTGCCCATGGCTATGGCACGGGCCATGGCGCTGCGCGGCGAGCGCATAGGCCATGACAGGGCCCAGGTGCGCATGGGTTTTCAGCGCGACCAGGCCAACAGCCGCGGCGAGGTGCATGGCGGCTCGATTGCCACGCTGCTCGACTGCACGTTGGCCGCGGCCGTGCGCTCGCATGATCCGGCCGCCTACGGCGTGGCCACGATAGACCTCACGCTGCACTACGTGAGCGCGGGCAGCGGCGACCTGATTGCCATCGCGCATTGCGAGCGGCGCGGGCGCTCGATCAGCTTTGCGCGTGGCGAGGTGCGCGCCGAGGACGGCACGCTGGTGGCCCTGGCCACGGGCAGCTTCAAGCTGATCGCGCGCGCGCCGTCCGCGGCGTAG